The following is a genomic window from Salvelinus fontinalis isolate EN_2023a chromosome 11, ASM2944872v1, whole genome shotgun sequence.
ctctaattgagaaccatatcaggcaacacatttaacccaacatagaaacagacaaactagacacacaacatagaattcccacccagctcacgtcctgaccaacactaaacaagcaaaacacatacgaactctggtcaggacgttacactctCAAATATAGCTTTCATTTGTATCCCCTGCAGCTTTTAGAATTCTTTATTTCATTAGTTTATTTTTTGTACCCAGCATAAACTACTTTCGAAACTAACCAATCATGAAACAGGAAGAAGCTGTCCGGACCAGCTAGTCTTCTGAGAATAATGAGCTGTCAATTGTGTGGGCTTTACCTTGTTATTAAGCATGTGCTAGAAATTTCCAGGTCGTCAGCGTATGAATATTACGGCAAATAATAAACCGATGTTTGGTATGTTTTTTACCAATACCTGTCAGTCCCATGTCACCCCCCATTGCTCAGCTTTGAATTTTCTGTGATCCTGTGTCTGTCAAGAAAGTTGAATACATTGTAGAGTAACATCgtttatcaaatcaaactttatttaaagtgcatttaaaatcACAACACATATTACAGTAAAAACAATAAGAGGTAAGAGATTTTTTTAAACAGAAGGCAATAAAAGATTAAGAAAAGAAAATGAAGCAAAAAAGGATGTTAAAATAACAACAAAATCATATTTTAAAGGCAAAGTAAAAAGGTGGGTTTTCAAGTGTGATTTAAAAACCTCAATTGTCTCTGTCCCTCTTACTCCCTGGGTTATATGGAACGAGCATGTCAGATAAGACTGAGCAAGGCCGTGCAATGATTTAAAAGTTAAGAGTAAAATCTGAAAATTAGACTGATACTTTACAAGCAGCCAGTGAAATTAGGATAACATTGGAGTGATGTGTTCATGCCTTCTAGTTTTGGTTAAAATATTGGCAGCATTATTCTGTACAACTTTTTAATTTACTATTTAATCATTATAATTTACCTACACAAGTCATCTGTTCATGCAAGAACATCACAGATCAAAACGTTAGGCATAAACAATTGCTGTGGGAAATCACGcaaaaaaatactttacaatGCTAAATCTCTGTTGGTGACTGTTGAACTTCTAATTAATTTGGCCTGGTCTTTTGACTATATGCAGGTTATAGGTTGACTAAATCTATAAAAAGCATAAAACATGCCATTGTCTAATAGGCAGACATCTAGTTATTTACAGAGCTTTGACGCTGGAAGGGTCAgtgttttgctaaaataattactCACCCCTATCAATAATGCCTGCATGCAGTACATGAACTTGTCTGAACTCATTGGGGCCATGCTTACAATGTAGCATATTAGTGGCTAATGTAGAGGAACAAGTCTGGTTTAACACTCAGCTAACAACTTAAGCAGCTGTTAGGATTTCCCATAGGCAAACATGTCACACTTAGCCACCATACTAATGCTAGCTGGTTATGCCTAGTTGTATACTGGATATTTCAGAATACTGTATACTGATATTTCAGATAATTTTTATGAAAAAAAATTATCATTGGGAGCCTGCAGACTGTGCAGGAATTTCCTCTAGCAGCCTATAGTCTAAAGTAGACTCATACTCTTAGTCGACCTCATTTATCAACATGCAGAGAACATACATATATTTGTTTCTATGAAAAGCCATTTTTATTAGTCCTCAAGACAGGAGTTTACAGTGGACAGTTCCCCGCAGCATACACATGTGTTTCTTTAGAAGAGGAATTGTTGGAGGTATGGCTCAAATATTGGCATATGGTGGTTAAATACGCTACCAGTAAAATTATATACTATGCTAATGTTACATTTGAGGctgggaaatgtatgtaaaaacaaCTACAATACAATTGTTGTGTCTGTGTTCTCTTCAAAACAAATGATACATTTTCATTTGAACTCTGATCACTAACTCTAACTTTGCTGTTTTAAGGCAGAGCTTGATCCACTTAAGACAATTTCACAGAGTTGATAACAATGAGTTAGTACATGAGACTGACCAGCAAAGCACAAGCTGTGCAATATGGAGGGAGAATGCGATCATACTTTCTGTCAAGTATGTGTTAATATGTATCATTAATTGTTCAAAAGAATACATCTGTAGAGCATTAATGTTGACTTATTTGGTCAATGTTTTTAATAATCAAACTAGCATAGTCAATATCTATGATGATGCCTTAGGCCTAGACTCAATCAGATCAAGAGTTAACCGGCAACAGCCAAAATCCACATTACTGATGTTTTGTAGGTGTCGGAGGTGTAACTGCATTGTagctgtcaaatcggtgagcagaTAAGCAGATCATTGTTACGAAGCCACAACCATCCTACTtgcgttagaagttcagaacgagaaagtgtaggctatatatacaatgtagaaataatGATGCTCAAAATGAAAATCATTAAAACGAAAAAATGTCTATCAGCCTAATTGAGCTccagattacatctcacattccagtgtttgaacttgtaatcaaggctgcatgggatttctcgtAATGTGACTccatgcagccaatggcaatgtctgcTTTAGGTACAGTATAATGCCATGTgctgcttgtggatttgacagatCTAACGCATTTCCACCTCTGACACAGCCCCAAAAATACGGTTGTTGGCTAAAACAGATCTGATTGAATATAGCCCTTAGTCAATCAATACACACATATCTAGTTGTACTCTGCAGCAGGGACTTGTTTAGGAACTTGAGTAATTGTACATTTATGTGTAATAAAGAACAAATCTGAGCAACGAAAACCTTTGTAAATCCCCAAATATTTGTGAAACTGCTTTATATGAACGATATAAACAAAATACAAACATACATGTGTTCTGCTAATGATTGTTTTAGAGTTCTGGTTCTGTGTCACAAGGGTTTTGTGTCACATAATATTGTTATTAAAGGTTTGTGCTGCTGCGACTTTTCCCTGTATCTACAAAGCAGTTGGGAGTGATCACTGTTCAAAGCTAGGTGGCGCAGCAGCAGGACAAACAAAACACTAAAATGCCTGTGCTGATAAGGCAATGTACATTGTGGAAAAGGAAAAGAGTTGGCTGAGAGTTACCTTTTGAAAGACTTTGCAAACCGGAACTACCACGTATAGATCCACAACTTAATCACCGAGGTGACCAAATGACTtgagattttagttctgggttaaccgagaTTACCTGTGCGTATAAAAGTCAATAGAACAGTAGGGACATGACAGATTTTAAAATGGTATACAAACACAAGAGGTGCTTAATAGGAAAAAATATTTGATAATGCTGCTTGagttacctctccctctcttggcCCCTTTTCCCCCACAAAAATGTCAACGTTTATAATGGAAGACATAAGATGCAGGGGCTGAAGCCCTGGCTATCTCATAAGCTCAAGTCGATGATGATATGTTCAAAGATCTGCGTATTGCCCTTGAAGCTGGAGGAGAAAATGAAGTCCCGGCGATCGGTGGATACCACGGTAAAGGAGCGTGGCGCCATGATGTACACCTCTTTGAAGCGCTCAAAGAGTTTCTTATCAGCGTCCCACAGGTAGATCTGTGAGAAGGTATAGTCGCTGCCCAGGGCCAGATAGTGGCGCTCTTTGAAGGAGAATGGCTGGAGAATCATAGCACCTCGTGAGGGCAGGGATTGGATCTCCATAAACTGTTTGCCACTCCAGCGAAGTACCTTAGAGTCACCTATATAGCGCGTCATGGCCAGGTAGAGGTCCTCCTTGACTCGGAAGGTCTTGACGGCCACCACATCCTCCATGTTGGGGATCTCTCCCTGCAGGGCAAACGTCTGGGCATTTCTGCTCCACTGGTAGATTACAGGCACCTGGGAGCGGCTGGCCAAGATGAGGTGGGACTTGCCATCCAGATCCACAAACTCAGCATCAGTGTCACGGAACCACTCATGCAGGGACTGATAGGAGTAGAAGCCCTTGTCGTTCCACTTGTAGAGAGTGGAGAGCCCCGCCTTTGAGCTATCGGCAATCACAAAGAACCACTCGCCAGCAATCTGGAAGGCTTCAATGTCATTGGGCTTGGAGATCTTGGATACCTCGATATCCTGAAACTTGCTGAACCTGTTCTGGTCTTCATCAAACTTGTATATGTGAGAACCACCAAAGAGCTGGGCCACTATGACAAAGACCTGGTTCTGGATGATGACCGATTTGCACCCAACGATTGACTGGCCTGAGATTTGAGACACAGAATAGACACATTTAGAAATTCAAATTATAGTTTTTTGGCTTTAAAATACTGGAAATATATTAATTAAGAATAAGGAAGAGAAACAGCACTAGATATAAACCACAAAATGCAGCACAATTTATGTTCTCTCTATACGTATATGATTTATGTTCTATGTATatgttctctgtatatatcaatgatgtcgctggtgcttctctgatccacctctatgcagacaacaccattctgtatacttctggcccttctttggacactgtgttaacaaacctccagatgagcttcaatgcaatacaacactccttccgtggcctccaactgctcttaaatgctagtaaaactaaatgcatgctcttcaaccgatcactgcccgcacccgcccgtccgactagcatcactactctggacggttctgacttagaatatgtggacaactacaaatacctaggtgtctggttagactgtaaactctccttccagactcacattaagcatttccaatccaaaattaaatcgcaacaaagcctccttcactcatgctgttaaacataccctcgtaaaactgactatcctaccgatcattgactttggcgatgtcatctacaaaatagcctccaacactctactcagcaaattggatgtagtctatcacagtgccatccgttctgtcaccaaagccccatatactacccaccactgcggcctgtatgctctcgttggttggccctcgcttcatattcgtcgccaaacccactggctccaggtcatctatacgactttgctaggtaaagtcctgccttatctcaactcactggCCACCattgcaacacccacccgtagcacgtgctccagcaggtatatttcactggtcatccctaaagccaactccacctttggccgcctttccttacagttatCTACTGCCAaagactggaacaaactgcaaaaataactgaagctggagacttacatctccctcactaactttaagcatcagctgtcggagcagcttaccgatcactgcacctgtacacagcccatctgtaaatagcccacccaactacctcataccCATATAAATACTCACCAATATTTAAGCAGTGATTTTGTCACTTGACATTCAGGGCGGCATTTTCCTCTCGCCAACACACACGTTATCAGTAAACACACTGTAATTAAAAAAAAGGGAAATATGATACTGGAGCTCGCTAAAGCTTTGTGTGTACAGTGTTAGCAGGTATCTGCATGTATACTAACACTCTGGTTAAATTAAACATCCTTCCCATTGAAAAAATAAGTTAAAACATAAATCGTGCTGCAAATAATAATTTCACTCATCCGGTCTATTTGAAATGTTACTGTGCGCTTGCCCACAACAAGTGTGTTTGAGAGAGGAATATGTCAGCCTCAGTGACATAAGATGTCATGTTACCAAATACCTGTGATATTGTCATAAGTCCTGAAGTTCATCTCAATGTGGTCCCACTGTAAAACCATACAACTCTCTGTGTTGGGTGCAGCGATGGCCACATAGACGTCATTTTTATAAGAGAATGTGTCCACAGACAGAGACTCTGATGGCACCGACTGATGGTGGATAAAATCTGTGGAAAGTGGCAATCTTAGCATTAGTATGATTTGTAATAAAAACTGTTGTGTAGTGTAAACTGATCTTGAACTAAAGTTTCACGTAATTGGTTAGCTGCTCAATTAAGTTCTGGGTCCACACGTGTTAAGAGATGCGAGTATGAGAAGCGGAACCGGAATGAGGAGCTACACCCTCTCTCTTTGCAAGTTACGGGCtgaatgtcccctccccttctgaAATTTGAAAGATGCTAACACCTGCAAAATTGTGATTTGTCCAAATAACCCAAACACTGGATCAACTGCTGCTCGTTATCCTATGCATCCCATTCCTTTATGACAGATTCTACGGTACCAGTTATGTTTATGCagatctgtccacgagagattaagtgtagacaacaacagtaattgtgagATGTTGAGGACGCATGGGTGCGATCTATACAAAAACCACAAGTGGTGTTGCTTCAGTTGCTCCAAGAGACAGCCAGGAGAGCTAAAGAAAGCACCAAATAGGCTCTTTCCgtaaatcattcaagtgtattgaAAGGAATTAGGAACCGTGCACACTTTGGAAGTTGTGGCCatttggagacaccagttagacctctcactcaaaccttTTAAGTCGTATGTTGTATCAATCCCTAAAGTGTTCATTAATATTCTTGTTATGTTTACTGAATGTATCCTGAGTAGTCCCAAATTCTGTTATTGCCAAATGCTTGCGAAAAGTACAGTAAAAgttgcctggctacccatccaCATCGGTCCGGCCAAACGCCACGCCTTGCCCATGATAAGTCGCGATTTATCTCTATCCTAGACAACTTCTGGAAGGTAAACACATTCTGactgttctgattggtcccagaaaccgatgggttggtcCTACACGATGATGTTATcaactttgatactctgattggatAGATTTGTTAGAGACGATCCAATCACTGATGAATTTGTTTTGTAGAACGGCCCTCATTTTGAAGTCACACGAacgacttctaggatggcagatTCAGACAATGTCCTGATCGATAGAGCAGCTATATTAAATGCAGTCGTCAGGCAAcaataaaagtaaattgcacataaAAACAAAACAGTAATGTTTGACTTCAGTCTTGTCAGGTAAACTGATGAGAATTTCCTCATAACCTCCAAAGTGCTACTATGGTTATGCATAATATGCTTCTCATAGTTTATGGCAACTCTTATAAATTATACTATCATTGTAATGAGTTTATGTTAAGTAGGCCTTATGATGGAGGGCTCAAGTAAGACCATTGCaattagcagtggtgtaaagtaattaagtaaaaattctttaaagtaatacttaagtagtttttttgtggtatctgtactttaccatttatatttttaacaacttttacttcactacgttcctaaagaaaattatgtactttttactccatacattttccctgacacccaaaagtacacgttacattttcaatgcttagcgggacaggaaaatggtccttTTCAATGCTTAgtgggacaggaaaatggtccaattcacacacttatcaagagaacatctctggtcatccctactgcctctgatctggcggattcaTTAAACACACGTGTTGGAATATGCCCCTGCCTATctgtaaattaaaaaatatattaaaatggtgccgtttggtttgcttaatataagcaattttctattaaggtatctttacttttactcaagtatgacaattggatactttttctaccactggcAATTAGTCAGCTCCCTCACCAGTGGAGATGCATTCATTGTGCAGGCTGGCCATGTCATTCAGCCGCTTGTCCTTCATGTCCTTGGGTCCGGCACAAATGACATCGGAAACCGTGGCATTGGTGCTCTTCAGCCATATCATCAGCCACTTCGCACGGCAGTCACACTCAAAGGCATTTCCTCGCAGGTCACTTTGCAAGGACAGACAACCAGATATCAGTCACAGCATAACCATACCCTAGCCCAGCAGTTTACAGATTTTCTAAACTCCAATTCTGTCAATGAAACCTATCAGCCGCCATAGCACTGAACCCGCACTTATAAAACATTCAAATGAACATCTCTCTCTGTACTCATGCGTCTCGCTCTAAGTGCAGCATGTGATACTGTTGACCATCTATTCTTCTCAGTCACCTAAAGACAAATGTAGGTCTTCGAGGTCGGGCGCTCTATTGCTTTCGCTCTTACTTGTTCGACAGACTCCAATTCGTGCTATTAGATGATGACTCCTCCCCCTTAACTAGTGTCAAATTTGATGTCACTAAAGGGTCTGTTATTATTTTCATTGTATGATTTGATTGATTTTACATTAATGTCATGCATCTTTCTGATTCCCAGCCCACATGGGCTTATAAGACACTTTATTGGCTGTATCCAAATAAAATGATGATAATTATAAATGCACATACactaccagtgaaaagtttggacatacctactcattccagggtttttctttatttttactattttctaaactATGAACTtttctaaactatgaaataacacatatggaatcaggtagtTACCAAAcaaggtgttaaacaaataaaaatatattttatatttgagattcttcaaagtagccaacctttgactcgatgatagctttgcacactcttgacattctctcaaccagcttcatgaggtagtcacttggaatgcatttcaattaacaggtgtgttttgttaatttgtggaatttctttcgtcAATGtgttgagctaatcagttgtgttatgacaaggtaggggaggtatacagaagatagccctatttggtaaaagaccaagtccatattatggcaagaacagctcaaatgagcaaagagaaacgacagtccatcattactttaagacatgaaggtcagtcaatctggaaaatgtcaagaacttttaatgtttcttcaagtgtagtcacaaaaaccatcaagcgctatgatgaaactggctctcatgaggaccgcaacaggaaatgaagacccagagttacagaggaaaagttcattagagttaccagcctcagaaattgcagcccaaataaatgcttcagagttcaagtaacagacacatctcaacatcaactgttcagaggagactgggtgaatcgggccttcatggtcaaattgctgcaaagaaaccactactaaaggacaccaaaaataagtagagacttgcttgggccaagaaacacgagcaatggacatgagaccactggaaatctatcctttggtctgatgagtgtaCAAAGAGGTGTACATCATGGcgctaaatttgagatttttggttccaaccgccttgtccttctgagacgcagagtaggtgaacggatgatcaccgcgtgtgtggttcccaccatgaagcatggaggaggaagtgtaatggtatgggggtgctttgctggttacactgttgatgattgatttatttagaaatcaaggcacacttaatgagcttggctaccacagcattctgcagcgatacgccatcctatctggtttggcatagtgggactatcatttgttttttaacaggataatgacccagcacacttccaggctgtgtaagggctatttgacaaggaaggagagtgatggagtcctgcatcagatgaactggcctccacaattacccgaACTCAATCCAATTAAGAgggcttgggatgagttggaccgcagagtgaaggaaaagcagccaataagtgctcatcATATGTGGGAAGCCTTCAAGACTCGTGGAAAAGGATTCCAGGTGAATCTGGGTGAGATAATGCGAgtgtgcaaagagtgtgcaaagctgtcataaaggcaaagggtggctactttgaagaatctaaaatctaaaatatattttgatttgtttaatgcttttttttgttactacatgattccatatgtgttttttcatagttttgatgtcttcactattattctgcaatgtagaaaatagtaaaaataaagaaaaacccttgaatgagtaggtgagtccaaacttttgactggtaatgtacatacaaacatacagttgaagtcagaagtttacaaacaccttagccaaatacatttaaactcagtttttcacaattcctgacatttaatcctagtaaaaattccctgtcttaggtcagttaggtcaccactttattttaagaatgtgaaatgtcagaataatagtagagagaatgatttatttcagtttttatttctttcatcacattcccagtgggtcagaagttgacgtacactcaattagtatttggtagcatggcctttatattgtttaacttgggtaaaaagttttgggtagccttccacaagcttctcacaataagttgggtgaattttggcccattcctcctgacagagcttgtgtaactgagtcaggtttaaaggcctccttgctcgcacacgctttttcagttctgcccacaaatgttcgataggattgaggtcagggctttgtgatggccactccaataccttgactttgttgtccttaagccattttgacacaactttggaagtatgcttggggtcattgtacatttggaaaacccatttgcaaccaatctttaacttcttgac
Proteins encoded in this region:
- the lgi2a gene encoding leucine-rich repeat LGI family member 2a, with the protein product MSQSGRKPCNLPGVYCYLTHASLTKNMLSIVKNCVLFSVVCLYIATPISLKRVSRCPSACSCSKESIICFGSSYVPRIIPNDINSLSIVNGSFSEIKETMFAHMPSLQLLLLNSNSVMTIRDDAFSGLPHLEYLFIESNKIETVSKYSFRGLRDLTHLSLANNKLKALPRDSFIDLDSLIELDLRGNAFECDCRAKWLMIWLKSTNATVSDVICAGPKDMKDKRLNDMASLHNECISTDFIHHQSVPSESLSVDTFSYKNDVYVAIAAPNTESCMVLQWDHIEMNFRTYDNITGQSIVGCKSVIIQNQVFVIVAQLFGGSHIYKFDEDQNRFSKFQDIEVSKISKPNDIEAFQIAGEWFFVIADSSKAGLSTLYKWNDKGFYSYQSLHEWFRDTDAEFVDLDGKSHLILASRSQVPVIYQWSRNAQTFALQGEIPNMEDVVAVKTFRVKEDLYLAMTRYIGDSKVLRWSGKQFMEIQSLPSRGAMILQPFSFKERHYLALGSDYTFSQIYLWDADKKLFERFKEVYIMAPRSFTVVSTDRRDFIFSSSFKGNTQIFEHIIIDLSL